A window of Theropithecus gelada isolate Dixy chromosome 14, Tgel_1.0, whole genome shotgun sequence contains these coding sequences:
- the HBE1 gene encoding hemoglobin subunit epsilon codes for MVHFTAEEKAAVTSLWSKMNVEETGGEALGRLLVVYPWTQRFFDSFGNLSSPSAILGNPKVKAHGKKVLTSFGDAIKNMDNLKTAFAKLSELHCDKLHVDPENFKLLGNVMVIILATHFGREFTPEVQAAWQKLVSAVAIALAHKYH; via the exons ATGGTGCATTTTACTGCTGAGGAGAAGGCTGCCGTCACTAGCCTGTGGAGCAAGATGAATGTGGAAGAGACTGGAGGTGAAGCCTTGGGCAG GCTCCTCGTTGTTTACCCCTGGACCCAGAGATTTTTTGACAGCTTTGGAAACCTGTCATCTCCCTCTGCCATCCTGGGCAACCCCAAGGTCAAGGCCCATGGCAAGAAGGTGCTGACTTCCTTTGGAGATGCTATTAAAAACATGGACAACCTCAAGACCGCCTTTGCTAAGCTGAGTGAGCTGCACTGTGACAAGCTGCATGTGGATCCTGAGAACTTCAAG CTCCTGGGTAACGTGATGGTGATTATTCTGGCTACTCACTTTGGCAGGGAGTTCACCCCTGAAGTGCAGGCTGCCTGGCAGAAGCTGGTGTCTGCTGTCGCCATTGCCCTGGCCCATAAGTACCACTGA